One segment of Panicum virgatum strain AP13 chromosome 3K, P.virgatum_v5, whole genome shotgun sequence DNA contains the following:
- the LOC120700415 gene encoding pathogenesis-related protein PRB1-3-like: protein MAGLLLLAVDLAALAVVLLAAPASPFSLHGHFSASYGGGVRTQHQADASAAAEHGEHHVPAEGALAHEFLEAHNQLRAKYGVPPLRWSSKLARYARRWSSMRRFDCVMMHSPASPYGENVFWGSGSDWRAADAVKSWATEASNFDWRAQACHPGQVCGHFTQLVWNDTEYVGCGRSECFAGGVFITCSYDPPGNWKGEVPLT from the coding sequence ATGgcggggctcctcctcctcgccgtcgaccTCGCGGCCCTGGCGGTGGTCCTGctcgccgcccccgcctccccGTTCTCGCTGCACGGCCACTTCTCCGCaagctacggcggcggcgtccggacGCAGCACCAGGccgacgcgtcggcggcggcggagcacggcgAGCACCACGTCCCCGCCGAAGGCGCCCTGGCGCACGAGTTCCTGGAGGCGCACAACCAGCTGCGCGCCAAGTACGGCGTCCCGCCGCTGCGCTGGAGCAGCAAGCTGGCCCGGTACGCGCGCCGCTGGTCGTCCATGCGCCGCTTCGACTGCGTCATGATGCACTCCCCGGCCTCACCCTACGGCGAGAACGTCTTCTGGGGCTCTGGCAGCGACtggcgcgccgccgacgccgtcaaGAGCTGGGCCACCGAGGCGTCCAACTTCGACTGGCGCGCGCAGGCGTGCCACCCGGGCCAGGTCTGCGGCCACTTCACGCAGCTCGTCTGGAACGACACCGAGTACGTCGGCTGCGGCAGGTCCGAGTgcttcgccggcggcgtgtTCATCACCTGCTCATACGACCCGCCGGGGAACTGGAAGGGGGAGGTGCCGCTCACCTGA
- the LOC120700414 gene encoding UDP-glucose 4-epimerase 1, giving the protein MVSAVLRTILVTGGAGYIGSHTVLQLLQQGFRVVVVDNLDNASEVALLRVAELAGHNGSNLVFHKVDLRDRHALEDIFSSHRFEAVIHFAGLKAVGESVQKPLLYYDNNLIGTITLLEVMAAHGCKKLVFSSSATVYGWPKEVPCTEEFPLCATNPYGRTKLVIEDICRDVHRSDPDWKIILLRYFNPVGAHPSGYIGEDPCGIPNNLMPYVQQVAVGRRPHLTVYGTDYNTKDGTGVRDYIHVVDLADGHIAALRKLYEDSDKIGCEVYNLGTGKGTSVLEMVAAFEKVSGKKIPLVFAGRRPGDAEIVYAATAKAEKELKWKAKYGIEEMCRDLWNWASKNPYGYAGSSENGN; this is encoded by the exons ATGGTGTCCGCCGTGCTGAGGACCATCCTGGTGACGGGCGGCGCCGGGTACATCGGCAGCCACACCGTGCTGCAGCTGCTCCAGCAGGGCttccgcgtcgtcgtcgtcgacaaCCTCGACAACGCCTCCGAGGTTgccctcctccgcgtcgccgagctcgccggccacaACGGCAGCAACCTCGTCTTCCACAAG GTTGACCTTCGCGACAGGCACGCGCTCGAGGACATCTTCTCGTCCCACAG GTTTGAGGCTGTGATTCACTTTGCTGGCCTCAAAGCTGTTGGCGAGAGCGTCCAGAAGCCCCTGCTGTACTATGACAACAACCTCATCGGCACCATCACCCTTCTCGAGGTGATGGCCGCGCATGGCTGCAAGAAG CTGGTATTCTCGTCATCCGCAACTGTCTATGGGTGGCCCAAGGAAGTGCCATGCACCGAGGAATTCCCCCTTTGCGCCACCAACCCCTATGGGCGAACCAAG CTTGTGATTGAAGATATCTGCCGTGACGTCCATCGTTCAGACCCTGATTGGAAGATCATACTTCTTAGATACTTCAACCCTGTTGGTGCTCATCCCAGCGGATACATCGGTGAAGACCCCTGCGGAATCCCAAACAACCTGATGCCCTATGTTCAGCAAGTTGCTGTTGGGAGGAGACCTCACCTGACAGTTTACGGAACAGACTACAATACAAAGGATGGAACTGGA GTGCGTGATTACATCCATGTTGTCGACTTGGCTGACGGGCACATTGCAGCATTGAGGAAGCTCTATGAGGACTCCGACAAAATAG GCTGTGAAGTATACAATCTGGGCACAGGAAAGGGGACATCAGTGCTGGAAATGGTGGCTGCGTTCGAGAAAGTTTCTGGCAAG AAAATTCCTCTGGTGTTTGCTGGGCGAAGACCTGGAGATGCGGAGATTGTTTATGCCGCGACGGCCAAGGCTGAGAAGGAGCTCAAATGGAA GGCAAAGTACGGGATTGAGGAGATGTGCAGAGACCTGTGGAACTGGGCAAGCAAGAATCCCTACGGGTACGCCGGGTCAAGCGAAAACGGCAACTGA